DNA from Longimicrobium sp.:
CGGAACGGCGGCGCGAGCGACGCCTACCTCACCCCCGGCATCCAGATCGACCGCTTCGCGGTGAACGGCGCGGCGGTGCCCCTGCAGAACGATCCGCGCTTCTTCACCTGGCGGCCGGTGCGCCTTCCCGCGCCGCTGCTGCCGCACGACTCGGTGCGGCTGGCGTTCGACTGGCACTACGAGATCTCGCGCGAGGCGGGGCGCGAGGGAATGCTGACCGAAACGACGTGGTACCTGGCCTACTTCTACCCGCGCGTGGCCGTCTACGACGACTACGAGGGGTGGGACACCATGGACTTCACCGACCAGCAGGAGTTCTACAGCGACTTCAACGACTACGACGTGACCATCCGCGTTCCCGCCAACTTCATCGTCTGGGGGACGGGAACGCTGCTCGAGCCGCAGACGGTGCTGCAGCCCGAGGCGCTGCGCCGCTACCAGGCCTCGCTCACGTCCGACAGCACCATCCACGTCGCCACGACGGAAGACGTGGCGGCGCGGCGGGTTACGCAGCAGAAGACGAACGACTGGCGCTTCCGCGCGCGCGATGTGCCCGACATGGCGTTCGGCCTGAGCGACCGCTACCGCTGGGACGCGGCCAGCGTGGTGGTCGATGGGAGGACGCGCCGGCGGGCCAGCGTGCAGGCGGCATACACCGACAGCGCGGCCGACTTCCGGCACATGGTGCAGTTCGGCCGGCACGCGCTGGACTGGCTGAGCCGCGAGTGGCCTGGGGTGCCGTATCCGTACGAGAAGTCCACCATCTTGCTGGGCACCGCCGACATGGAGTACCCGATGATGGTGAACGACAACTCGTTCCCCGACACCACCTTCAGCCGCTTCGTGGCCGAGCACGAGATCGCCCACACGTACATGCCGTTCTGGATGGGGATCAACGAGACGCGCTACGGCTTCATGGACGAGGGGTGGGCCACGACGTTCGAGTACCTGATCGGCGTGGCCGACATGGGGAAGGAGCGCGAGGACGGGTTCTACCGCCAGTTCCGCGTGCAGGGATGGATCGGCGATCCGTCGCCGCTGGAGGACCTTCCCATTGTCACCCCCGAGGACGTGCTGAAGGACCGGGCGTACGGCAACAACGCCTACGGCAAGCCGTCGCTGGGCTACCTGGCGGTGAAGGACCTGCTGGGCGACGACGTCTTCCGCCGCGCGCTGCACGCGTACATGGACCGCTGGCACGGGAAGCACCCCACGCCGTGGGACTTCTTCAACACCTTCAACGACGCGTCGGGGCGGAACCTGGACTGGTTCTGGAGCAACTGGTTCTTCTCCAACCACTACATCGACCTGGCGGCCGGCGGCGCGACGCGCACGGCGAACGGCTACGCGGTCGTCGTCAACAACGTCGGGGGGATGGCGGCGCCGTTCGACCTGCGGCTGCGCTTCGCGGACGGGAGCACGCAGACCGTCCACCAGACCCCCGCCGTCTGGCAGGCCGACCCGCGCCGCGCGACGGTGACGGTCGCCACCACGAAGACGCTCCAGTCGCTCGACCTGGACGGCGGCATCTGGATGGACGCCAACCCCGCCGACAACCACTGGGCCGCGACGCGGTAGCCGTCACCAAGGGAATCGCAGGGGATGGAGATCGGGAGATGAAGAATCGCGGAGCGGCCGGGTGGCTGCTCCGCGATTCGTTTCATTTATCAGCGTCGCGATGACGATCGGTGCGGACCTGTCCTAGCTGAACCGAGGTGGATACGGAAGTAGCCGCAAGGCAGGGATGAAGCGGAAATCGCGCTGATTCTTGGAGACGAGCGGGAGTTCGTCCGTCAGCGCCGTTGCGGCGATCAGCGCATCCGTAATTTGCAGCCCGTGGCTGAGCCGAAATCTGCGCAGAAGCTTGACTGCTTCTTCGCAAGCCGCGTCTCCGGGCGGGAGGATGGCGAACCGCTGGACGAACCTGTCGGCCTCTCGCAACTCGGCTTTGTTCCTGCACCCAGCGATCAACTCCAACTGCGTAATGGTGCTGATCGTCAGGATGTGCTCATCGGACGCTGCTTCGACAACGTCCAGAGCAGTGGGAACACCTCGCGCAACATCGACGAGGACGTCGGTATCGAAGAGAACGGGGCCAGCCACCTACACGCCCCATTCCTCGTCACGCAGACGCCGCACCCACTCCGTGCTGTCGACGAGATCCTCGCGATCTTTCCAC
Protein-coding regions in this window:
- a CDS encoding M1 family metallopeptidase, which encodes MNPPFRPARRLAVQVCLLALAASPWIAGPAAAQLYMPRTVRQAYANGTRSPDGRPGPRYWQNRARYDITVTAAPPDRTVRGTEQIVYVNNSPDTLSTVVVKLFLNIHRPGAPRNGGASDAYLTPGIQIDRFAVNGAAVPLQNDPRFFTWRPVRLPAPLLPHDSVRLAFDWHYEISREAGREGMLTETTWYLAYFYPRVAVYDDYEGWDTMDFTDQQEFYSDFNDYDVTIRVPANFIVWGTGTLLEPQTVLQPEALRRYQASLTSDSTIHVATTEDVAARRVTQQKTNDWRFRARDVPDMAFGLSDRYRWDAASVVVDGRTRRRASVQAAYTDSAADFRHMVQFGRHALDWLSREWPGVPYPYEKSTILLGTADMEYPMMVNDNSFPDTTFSRFVAEHEIAHTYMPFWMGINETRYGFMDEGWATTFEYLIGVADMGKEREDGFYRQFRVQGWIGDPSPLEDLPIVTPEDVLKDRAYGNNAYGKPSLGYLAVKDLLGDDVFRRALHAYMDRWHGKHPTPWDFFNTFNDASGRNLDWFWSNWFFSNHYIDLAAGGATRTANGYAVVVNNVGGMAAPFDLRLRFADGSTQTVHQTPAVWQADPRRATVTVATTKTLQSLDLDGGIWMDANPADNHWAATR
- a CDS encoding type II toxin-antitoxin system VapC family toxin, coding for MAGPVLFDTDVLVDVARGVPTALDVVEAASDEHILTISTITQLELIAGCRNKAELREADRFVQRFAILPPGDAACEEAVKLLRRFRLSHGLQITDALIAATALTDELPLVSKNQRDFRFIPALRLLPYPPRFS